The DNA sequence GCACATAGAATCATACCCAGGCTATTGTGGGAGGGCTTTCTTTAGTCTCTTCTGCTTCAAACCTGCCATCTATTTTTTTCAGCTTGAGCTTGATGTTGCACCGCGGGCATACCGTCAGGCATCCGTCATAAGTATTGATAGTGACGGGCGTGTCAAGAGAGCATACGGGACAGCCATACCTGAAGTTATCCATTAACATGGACCCTACAGGCGTGGGGCCCTGAACTGAAATGATCACGAGGTCATTCTCACCTGCCAGGATGCTGTGCAGAGTATTTGCCGGGACGTATATGGCGGAATTCTCACTTATGGAACGTTCCTCATCATGGACTATGAATATGCCTTCGCCGTCAACCACATAAAAAACCTCGTCATTATCCGGGTGCTTATGCATATGAAGGGCCTGCCACGGCTTAAAATTGTAGACGTTGAAAATGATCTTATCTGTTTTAAAAGGGTTTACTTTGAGGTATTTTTCGACTGAGAACTCTTCTAATGAACTGATCTTCACCGTCTCCATCCTCTCACCAAGAAATGATGATAATTTTTAACACTGTCCAGTGATCCTATGATAGTCATCGAATCCTAAAAAATAATATTACAATACAATTATAATAATCTTGATACTATAAAAAATGAATAAAAATACGAAAGCGTCGAGAAATTTTTTAATATCTCTCGACACGTTCACCAATCGATTTTGTGGATAGGGATTTACTCTCTAATATTACCTAGTATCGTCTTTTACGATAGTTGAAGACTATACCTACTCCTAATATGAAAGCCGCAAATATCCCGGGAATCGGGCAAAAGCTATCCGAAGGCACTACGCTGGGCTCTGCCGGCACGGTCGCCGTGGGTGTCGGAGATAATGTAG is a window from the Methanooceanicella nereidis genome containing:
- a CDS encoding cupin domain-containing protein produces the protein METVKISSLEEFSVEKYLKVNPFKTDKIIFNVYNFKPWQALHMHKHPDNDEVFYVVDGEGIFIVHDEERSISENSAIYVPANTLHSILAGENDLVIISVQGPTPVGSMLMDNFRYGCPVCSLDTPVTINTYDGCLTVCPRCNIKLKLKKIDGRFEAEETKESPPTIAWV